The Nitrospira sp. KM1 genome includes a window with the following:
- the ileS gene encoding isoleucine--tRNA ligase translates to MDYKATLNLPKTDFPMKANLPQREPELLAWWERERVYDQIQEAGKGKPRFMLHDGPPYANGHIHIGHALNKILKDIIVKSKTMAGFHAPYVPGWDCHGLPIEHQVLKDLGEKKKTLDATAIRSLCRQYAEKYFAIQREEFQRLGVLGDWTNPYLTMHHGYEATIVREFGKFVERGGVYKGLKPVLWCTQDQTALAEAEVEYDNHTSPSIYVKFPLVSPPEILKTASQLNIDLPPNVKKASIVIWTTTPWTLPANQAVCLHPDIDYAFVQTGDEVLVIAEKLVDGVVKACRLEQIRVVGSKKGREGFEGLETQRPISTGLSPVLLGDFVTLEQGTGCVHIAPGHGMEDYVLVLEHNAKASPGERLEILAPVDDAGRFTESVSEFAGQHVFKANPAIVERLKSNGTLLGSSTLDHSYPHCWRCKSPVIFRATEQWFLSMEKNELRRQALAEIDRVQWVPPWGKDRIDGMIANRPDWCLSRQRVWGVPIPGFTCIGCRRVMAEPVLIEHIAALIESEGSDVWFKRSASELLPIGTTCGNCGGTEFEKEHDILDVWFESGVSYAAVLKPRKWWPADLYLEGSDQHRGWFHSSLLTGVVTDSRAPYKAVVTHGFVVDDQGKKMSKSAWNGVAPHEIIRQYGAEILRLWVSAQDYQNDVRISPAILMQLVEAYRKIRNTCRFLLSNLYDFNIAVHRVPFERLPELDRWALMRLEDLKGRIRSAYDQFEFHAIYHALNNFCSVDLSAVYLDILKDRLYTFRADSALRRASQTVLFEIISAMTKLMAPVLSFTAEEIWKSLSSQAGAAMPSSVLLTEFPEARPEWNDAVLAKRWERILSIREVVQGVLEVSRREKVIGSSLEAAVELRANADDYAFLLSCQHDLATLLIVSQVKLVRADDDGSALSVSAAKSEYAKCERCWNYREAVGADSAHPTLCDRCVEAVA, encoded by the coding sequence ATGGATTACAAAGCCACACTGAATCTACCCAAAACGGATTTCCCCATGAAGGCGAACCTGCCGCAGCGGGAGCCCGAACTGCTGGCTTGGTGGGAGCGTGAGCGTGTCTATGACCAGATTCAGGAGGCCGGTAAAGGCAAACCACGATTCATGCTTCATGACGGGCCTCCCTACGCGAACGGGCATATTCACATTGGACATGCGCTCAACAAAATCCTGAAGGACATCATTGTCAAATCGAAAACGATGGCGGGGTTTCACGCCCCTTATGTGCCGGGGTGGGATTGCCACGGACTTCCCATCGAACACCAGGTCCTCAAAGATCTGGGCGAGAAAAAGAAGACCTTGGATGCCACGGCGATTAGGAGTTTGTGCCGGCAATATGCGGAAAAGTATTTCGCGATTCAGCGTGAAGAGTTCCAACGTTTGGGGGTGCTTGGGGACTGGACGAATCCCTATCTGACGATGCACCACGGCTATGAAGCCACGATCGTCCGTGAGTTCGGGAAATTTGTCGAGCGGGGAGGGGTGTATAAAGGGCTGAAGCCGGTGCTCTGGTGTACGCAGGACCAGACAGCCCTAGCTGAAGCTGAGGTCGAGTACGATAACCACACCTCCCCGTCGATCTACGTCAAGTTTCCCCTGGTGAGTCCGCCCGAGATCTTGAAAACTGCGTCGCAGCTGAACATTGATCTGCCTCCCAACGTAAAGAAGGCGTCGATCGTCATCTGGACCACGACTCCCTGGACATTGCCGGCCAACCAGGCCGTCTGTCTGCATCCGGATATCGACTACGCCTTTGTTCAGACCGGCGATGAAGTGCTGGTGATTGCCGAGAAACTAGTCGATGGCGTCGTCAAAGCATGCCGTCTGGAGCAAATCCGCGTGGTCGGCTCGAAGAAGGGGCGGGAAGGATTTGAAGGGCTCGAAACCCAGCGTCCGATCAGTACCGGTCTTTCCCCGGTGCTCTTGGGCGATTTCGTCACGCTGGAGCAAGGGACCGGCTGTGTGCACATCGCGCCAGGCCACGGGATGGAGGACTACGTCCTGGTGTTGGAGCACAATGCCAAGGCTTCTCCAGGCGAGCGGCTCGAAATCCTGGCTCCGGTCGATGATGCCGGTCGCTTCACCGAGAGCGTCAGTGAGTTCGCAGGGCAGCATGTATTCAAAGCCAACCCGGCGATCGTCGAACGCTTGAAGTCGAACGGAACACTTCTCGGATCCTCGACGCTCGACCATTCCTATCCCCACTGTTGGCGATGTAAAAGCCCGGTCATTTTCCGTGCGACTGAACAGTGGTTTTTGTCAATGGAGAAAAATGAGCTACGTCGACAGGCGCTAGCTGAGATCGATCGCGTGCAATGGGTTCCGCCTTGGGGTAAGGATCGCATCGATGGCATGATTGCCAACCGTCCTGATTGGTGCTTGTCACGCCAGCGGGTCTGGGGAGTGCCGATCCCGGGTTTCACCTGCATAGGTTGCCGCAGGGTGATGGCCGAACCAGTTCTCATTGAGCACATTGCTGCGTTGATTGAGTCCGAAGGGTCTGACGTCTGGTTCAAGCGGTCTGCGTCGGAGTTATTGCCGATAGGAACTACGTGCGGAAACTGTGGGGGAACTGAGTTCGAAAAGGAGCACGACATTCTCGACGTGTGGTTCGAGTCCGGAGTCAGTTATGCCGCGGTGCTCAAGCCGAGGAAGTGGTGGCCGGCGGACTTGTATCTCGAGGGATCGGATCAGCATCGCGGCTGGTTCCATAGTTCGTTGTTAACTGGTGTGGTTACCGATAGCCGCGCTCCTTACAAAGCCGTGGTGACGCACGGATTTGTCGTCGATGACCAGGGCAAGAAGATGTCGAAGTCGGCCTGGAATGGCGTCGCCCCCCATGAAATCATCAGGCAGTACGGCGCCGAAATTCTGCGTCTCTGGGTCTCCGCACAAGATTATCAAAACGATGTGAGAATTTCGCCTGCGATCCTGATGCAGTTGGTGGAAGCCTATCGGAAGATCCGCAATACCTGTAGGTTTCTCCTAAGCAACCTGTATGATTTCAACATTGCCGTACATCGGGTTCCATTTGAACGTTTGCCAGAGTTGGACCGCTGGGCACTCATGCGGCTGGAAGATCTCAAGGGACGGATCCGCAGCGCGTATGATCAATTCGAATTTCACGCCATTTATCATGCGTTGAATAATTTCTGCTCGGTCGACCTGAGCGCCGTCTATCTGGACATTTTGAAGGACCGTCTCTACACCTTTCGGGCCGACAGCGCCCTACGCCGAGCATCCCAGACCGTGCTGTTTGAGATCATCAGTGCCATGACAAAACTGATGGCGCCGGTGTTGAGCTTCACAGCCGAGGAAATCTGGAAATCTCTGTCTTCACAAGCCGGCGCGGCAATGCCGTCGAGCGTGCTCCTGACCGAGTTTCCCGAAGCCAGACCCGAATGGAATGATGCCGTGCTGGCCAAACGCTGGGAACGGATTCTCTCGATTCGCGAGGTTGTGCAGGGAGTACTTGAAGTCAGTCGGCGGGAAAAAGTCATCGGCTCTTCGCTCGAAGCGGCAGTGGAATTACGGGCCAATGCAGACGACTATGCCTTTCTCCTGTCCTGTCAGCATGACCTGGCGACGCTGTTGATCGTCTCTCAGGTCAAGCTCGTCCGGGCCGATGACGACGGGAGTGCGCTGTCCGTATCCGCCGCGAAATCCGAATATGCGAAGTGCGAACGCTGTTGGAACTACCGTGAAGCCGTCGGCGCAGATTCGGCTCACCCGACGCTGTGCGACCGTTGCGTGGAGGCGGTCGCGTGA
- the lspA gene encoding signal peptidase II → MNRTALRYACLGLLGLVIVVIDQMTKFWVMQTMRLHETIPIIPNLFSLTYIRNPGAAFGLLAGSSNAFRMVFFGVTSLFALGLLGTILIRLPERDWIGQLSIAGILGGAIGNLIDRVRFGEVIDFLDVYVEPYHWPAFNVADSAISIGVVCLIIHFAFERKETSVPATEMHPPSSL, encoded by the coding sequence GTGAATCGAACAGCGCTTCGCTATGCCTGTCTGGGACTGCTCGGACTCGTCATCGTCGTCATCGATCAGATGACGAAGTTTTGGGTCATGCAAACGATGCGATTGCATGAGACCATTCCGATCATTCCGAACCTCTTCAGTCTGACCTATATCCGCAATCCCGGCGCAGCCTTCGGACTGCTTGCGGGAAGCAGCAACGCGTTTCGCATGGTCTTTTTCGGTGTGACGTCGCTCTTTGCGCTTGGGCTGTTAGGAACGATTCTCATCCGCTTGCCGGAAAGAGATTGGATTGGACAGCTCAGTATCGCGGGCATTCTGGGGGGTGCGATCGGAAACCTGATTGATCGCGTGCGGTTCGGCGAGGTCATCGACTTTCTTGACGTATATGTCGAGCCCTATCACTGGCCCGCATTTAACGTAGCGGATTCGGCGATCAGTATCGGTGTGGTGTGCCTCATCATCCATTTCGCGTTCGAGCGGAAAGAAACGTCGGTTCCGGCCACGGAAATGCACCCGCCTTCGTCCCTCTAA
- a CDS encoding undecaprenyl-diphosphate phosphatase, giving the protein MNEWSVSLAIILGIVEGLTEFLPVSSTGHLILVGHALGFTGETAAHAEISIQLGAILAVIVYERAKLRSLISNAQAEQTALVRSIRSQSAMDTWAALLRQSLSAHPHLWFLIGLGVAFVPAGLVGFVTHDWIKSHLFSPLTVAITSIIGGVIILIVEGLPNRTRVVRLEQVGLRYAVLIGLAQCASLIPGMSRSGSTIIGGLLAGLDRKVATEYSFFLALPTLIVATGYQLLKSRGLFGPDDYMALAIGLIVSFLTAWIVIAAFLTFVKRHTLRPFAYYRILMGLIVLYIFGL; this is encoded by the coding sequence ATGAATGAATGGAGCGTCTCACTCGCGATCATTCTCGGCATCGTGGAAGGACTCACAGAGTTTCTGCCGGTCTCCTCTACAGGTCACCTCATCCTCGTGGGCCATGCGCTTGGGTTTACCGGCGAGACGGCCGCGCATGCTGAAATCTCGATTCAACTCGGCGCCATCCTGGCGGTGATCGTGTATGAACGCGCGAAATTGCGATCGTTGATTTCAAACGCGCAAGCCGAACAGACCGCATTGGTGCGATCGATTCGAAGCCAGTCGGCCATGGATACATGGGCCGCTCTGCTGCGGCAATCCCTGTCGGCTCACCCGCACCTGTGGTTCCTCATTGGGTTGGGAGTCGCCTTCGTGCCGGCCGGACTCGTGGGATTCGTCACCCACGATTGGATCAAGAGCCACTTGTTCAGTCCACTCACGGTCGCCATTACTTCGATTATCGGCGGAGTGATCATTTTGATCGTCGAGGGGCTGCCTAATCGGACACGCGTCGTCCGGCTGGAACAGGTCGGCCTCCGATACGCGGTGCTCATCGGTCTCGCGCAATGCGCCTCGCTGATTCCCGGAATGTCCAGATCTGGATCGACCATCATCGGCGGCTTGCTGGCCGGTCTCGACCGCAAAGTCGCAACAGAATACTCCTTCTTCCTCGCGCTCCCGACACTCATCGTGGCCACAGGGTATCAACTCCTGAAGTCTCGTGGACTCTTCGGACCGGATGACTATATGGCGCTCGCAATCGGCCTCATCGTCTCGTTTCTCACGGCATGGATCGTGATCGCTGCATTTCTCACATTTGTGAAGCGCCACACGTTGCGGCCGTTTGCCTACTATCGCATCCTCATGGGCCTCATCGTCTTGTATATTTTCGGTCTCTAG
- a CDS encoding helix-hairpin-helix domain-containing protein: MKPQWMAAVAVIGAVSMGGCVVSNSKYQDAVAETEAAKTELATTRAQKSALEQQVKTLKELNVKFGNEAQAANDELERIQHGRDKERSSIDARTKELEDRVKQLTTQNRAIRGEYEDAKRHNETLKSLVARYQKELKERAVPGALSPSTTAPSLPPAAMPPSSGAATPPASGMMNVNKASAGDMVLVLGIPKDVAERIVSNRPYKVKGELVAKNVLPKETFDMIRERITVSP; encoded by the coding sequence ATGAAGCCACAGTGGATGGCAGCGGTCGCGGTCATCGGGGCAGTCTCGATGGGCGGGTGTGTGGTCAGCAACAGCAAGTATCAGGATGCCGTCGCCGAAACCGAAGCGGCGAAGACGGAACTGGCGACGACGCGGGCGCAGAAGAGTGCATTAGAACAGCAGGTGAAGACGCTGAAGGAATTGAACGTCAAGTTCGGCAACGAGGCCCAGGCCGCCAATGACGAACTGGAACGTATTCAGCATGGGCGTGATAAGGAGCGGAGTTCCATCGATGCCAGAACCAAAGAACTTGAGGACCGGGTAAAACAATTGACGACCCAGAATCGGGCGATTCGGGGTGAATACGAGGATGCGAAACGTCACAATGAAACTTTGAAGTCTCTCGTGGCGCGGTATCAAAAGGAGCTCAAGGAACGCGCTGTCCCCGGCGCGCTGTCCCCGTCTACCACCGCGCCCAGCTTGCCTCCTGCCGCCATGCCGCCTTCTTCAGGAGCGGCCACGCCGCCTGCGTCGGGCATGATGAACGTCAACAAGGCTTCCGCCGGGGACATGGTGCTGGTGTTGGGAATCCCCAAAGACGTTGCCGAACGGATCGTCTCCAACCGCCCATATAAAGTCAAAGGCGAATTGGTCGCAAAAAATGTGTTGCCGAAGGAAACCTTCGACATGATCAGGGAGCGTATTACCGTCAGCCCCTAA
- a CDS encoding efflux RND transporter periplasmic adaptor subunit — MRRSAQIAAVLLICLAIAGYVFFNGERKVPIRYRTATVERGSVVSLVTATGTISPVVSVQVGTQVSGMIKSLHADFNSVVKAGDVVAIIDPEPFRARRDQAASNVEMARANLARSKTDQAQRRRELERTKSLLSQQFVSQNDVDVAVTNAQGAEAQVNLATAQAKQAEAALNAAELDLKYTTIRSPVNGIVVVRNVEVGQTVAASFATPNLFLIALDLTKMQVDTNVSESDIGGIVEGKEAVFTVDAYPGIPFSGTIRQIRLAPINIQNVVTYNVVVGVDNDDLRLKPGMTANVSIVVAQKDGILKVSNAALRFVPPKSEHPASVSSVGVSTGASDLPPSGTVPRMVWRQNENGDPVPLVVYAGISDGAFTEIASPTVGEGETVIVGIEPIRGARSSTDLPPGFGTSGQRRTRDRGM, encoded by the coding sequence ATGCGACGTTCCGCACAGATTGCCGCCGTGTTGTTGATCTGCCTGGCTATTGCCGGCTACGTGTTTTTCAACGGCGAGCGGAAAGTTCCTATCCGCTATAGAACCGCTACTGTCGAGCGCGGATCCGTGGTGTCGCTCGTGACGGCCACCGGGACCATCAGCCCGGTCGTGTCCGTTCAAGTCGGTACCCAGGTGTCCGGCATGATTAAAAGTTTGCATGCGGACTTCAATTCAGTGGTGAAAGCCGGCGATGTGGTGGCCATCATTGATCCTGAGCCGTTCAGAGCACGACGGGACCAGGCGGCCAGTAACGTGGAAATGGCTCGGGCGAATCTGGCGCGGTCCAAGACAGATCAAGCGCAGCGCCGGCGCGAGCTGGAACGCACGAAATCACTGCTATCTCAGCAGTTTGTGTCGCAAAACGACGTCGACGTCGCCGTCACCAATGCGCAGGGGGCCGAAGCACAGGTCAATCTAGCGACCGCGCAGGCGAAACAGGCTGAGGCTGCTCTCAATGCCGCCGAGCTCGACTTGAAGTATACGACCATCCGATCGCCCGTCAACGGCATTGTCGTGGTGAGGAACGTTGAGGTTGGTCAAACCGTTGCCGCAAGCTTTGCCACGCCGAACCTTTTTCTGATCGCGTTGGACCTGACGAAAATGCAGGTGGATACCAATGTCAGCGAATCGGACATCGGTGGCATCGTCGAAGGCAAAGAAGCCGTGTTTACAGTGGATGCCTATCCGGGTATTCCGTTTTCGGGAACCATCCGACAGATCAGGTTGGCGCCGATCAATATTCAAAACGTCGTGACGTACAACGTTGTGGTAGGCGTGGATAACGACGATTTACGGCTGAAGCCTGGGATGACTGCCAACGTCTCCATCGTTGTGGCCCAAAAGGACGGCATTCTCAAGGTTTCCAATGCCGCGCTTCGGTTCGTTCCACCGAAAAGCGAGCACCCGGCTTCAGTCTCATCGGTCGGTGTTTCCACAGGGGCATCCGACCTCCCTCCCTCGGGAACGGTGCCACGCATGGTCTGGAGACAGAACGAAAATGGAGATCCGGTTCCCCTTGTAGTCTACGCGGGTATCTCGGACGGGGCCTTCACCGAGATCGCCTCACCAACTGTTGGTGAGGGCGAAACAGTCATTGTCGGGATCGAACCGATCCGTGGCGCCCGGAGTAGTACCGATTTGCCTCCAGGTTTCGGGACGAGCGGCCAGCGCCGGACTCGAGACCGCGGCATGTAA
- a CDS encoding ABC transporter ATP-binding protein, translating to MLIQCDDIWKVYRLGDVEVQALRGISVGIQRGEFVAIMGASGSGKSTLMNIIGCLDKPTKGAYQFDGADTARLHSDQLADLRNRQIGFVFQNFTLLPRTSALENAQLPLLYRGLTLHTQRARAAETLRRVGLAGRERHYPTQLSGGQQQRVAIARALVTEPALLLADEPTGNLDTQSSAEIMDILASLNRDGMTVIVVTHDAEVAAHACREIVLKDGAIQSDRMTTDGSTAVEV from the coding sequence ATGCTGATTCAATGCGACGATATCTGGAAGGTGTATCGTCTCGGGGATGTCGAGGTCCAGGCATTACGCGGCATCAGTGTCGGTATTCAGCGAGGTGAGTTCGTCGCGATCATGGGGGCATCAGGCTCGGGCAAATCGACCCTGATGAACATCATCGGATGCTTGGACAAGCCGACCAAGGGTGCGTATCAATTCGATGGTGCAGACACTGCGCGGCTCCACTCCGACCAACTCGCCGATCTCCGCAACCGTCAGATCGGATTCGTCTTCCAAAATTTCACCCTGCTTCCGCGGACGAGCGCGCTGGAGAATGCACAATTACCGCTGTTGTATCGGGGGCTCACGCTGCATACCCAACGAGCGCGGGCCGCAGAAACCCTCCGCCGTGTCGGATTAGCCGGACGGGAGCGGCATTATCCGACGCAACTGTCTGGAGGGCAGCAACAGCGTGTTGCGATTGCCAGGGCACTTGTGACCGAGCCGGCGCTGCTCCTGGCGGATGAACCGACGGGAAATCTGGATACGCAGTCGAGTGCCGAAATCATGGACATCTTGGCGTCACTCAATCGGGATGGCATGACGGTCATCGTCGTCACGCACGATGCGGAGGTGGCAGCGCATGCATGTCGGGAGATCGTCTTAAAAGACGGGGCCATCCAGAGCGATCGGATGACAACGGACGGTTCGACAGCGGTCGAGGTGTGA